The Treponema medium genome has a window encoding:
- a CDS encoding Rpn family recombination-promoting nuclease/putative transposase: protein MLETVPDNRNYKDSVFVDLFSTDEKAKERFLSLYNALHGTQLHDAALLENIKLEQVMYMSFANDVSYLVENKIIVLAEHQSTINPNMPLRCLEYVSRLYEKLFESKEKYSRKLLNIPTPEFYVFYNGKEPYSRELTLRLSDAFMEIVEEPNLELIVHVVNINRDIGCQLLVRCEPIREYSIFVQTVRKWKELDPVQGFQKAVEECIANNILREYLERKTKEVINMLLAEYNYEEDIAVQRAEEREIAFAEGIEQGIEQGIEQGIEQGAHNKAVESARILKQLHSDTAMIMQVTGLSQAEVEALK from the coding sequence ATGTTAGAAACCGTACCGGATAACCGTAACTATAAGGACTCTGTTTTCGTCGATCTGTTTAGCACCGATGAAAAAGCAAAAGAGAGGTTTTTATCCCTCTACAATGCTTTACACGGTACCCAGTTGCATGATGCTGCGCTACTAGAAAATATTAAGCTTGAACAAGTGATGTATATGAGCTTTGCCAATGATGTCTCGTATCTTGTTGAAAACAAAATTATTGTTCTTGCGGAGCATCAGTCTACGATTAACCCCAATATGCCATTGCGCTGCCTTGAGTATGTCAGCCGTCTGTATGAAAAACTCTTTGAATCAAAGGAAAAATATAGCCGTAAGCTACTCAATATCCCTACACCGGAATTTTATGTATTTTACAATGGTAAAGAGCCATATTCCCGAGAACTAACACTTAGACTATCCGATGCCTTTATGGAAATAGTCGAAGAACCAAATTTAGAGCTGATTGTACACGTAGTAAATATCAACAGGGATATAGGATGCCAACTATTAGTAAGATGTGAGCCAATAAGAGAATACAGCATTTTTGTGCAAACGGTGAGAAAGTGGAAAGAGCTTGATCCGGTACAAGGGTTTCAAAAAGCAGTTGAAGAATGTATAGCAAATAATATTTTGCGAGAATATCTCGAACGGAAGACAAAGGAGGTAATAAACATGTTGCTTGCCGAATATAATTATGAAGAGGACATTGCCGTACAACGTGCAGAAGAACGTGAAATAGCCTTTGCTGAAGGTATAGAACAGGGTATAGAACAGGGTATAGAACAAGGTATAGAACAAGGTGCTCATAACAAAGCGGTTGAAAGCGCGAGAATTTTAAAGCAGCTCCATTCTGATACTGCGATGATTATGCAAGTGACCGGTCTCTCCCAAGCCGAGGTGGAAGCGCTGAAATAA
- a CDS encoding MBL fold metallo-hydrolase RNA specificity domain-containing protein: MSINVYSLGAAEEVTGSKHILDVDGYLYLFDCGAFQGKRAEADKKNRDFNVPADKLTAVVLTHGHYDHCGLLPLLGIHGFTGNIYATPASRDIANLVLMDSARIQARDAEYLQKQAIKKHEKFDWKPLFTEEDAVQTINQFVTVSYHRPVWIGPNVQLEFYDAGHILGSAIAFITAKDSAGKTVKIAFTGDLGRKNKSIIRDPDIIPAADYIMIESTYGNRRHEDIHNAMEMLEHTVNDAVKMRGKIIIPAFAVERTQELIYYFHLLTDQKRIPQIPIYVDSPMAVNATTIFQVHPECFDQETQEAFVKHHKNPFGFNALKFITSVDESKALNVMEEPMVIISADGMCEFGRITHHLANNISKPSTKIMLVGYMAENTLGRRLMNREPEVKIFGEWHPVRAEILQINAFSAHADYVEILEWLDSLDTGSLKKLLMVHGEPDAQSFLQAYLQEHRYESHIMRYGDVIEL; encoded by the coding sequence ATGAGCATCAACGTGTATTCTCTGGGAGCCGCAGAGGAAGTAACCGGTTCAAAGCATATTCTCGATGTCGATGGGTATTTGTATCTTTTTGACTGCGGAGCTTTTCAAGGGAAGCGGGCGGAAGCCGATAAAAAAAACCGCGATTTTAATGTTCCCGCCGATAAATTAACCGCCGTTGTTCTTACCCACGGGCACTATGATCACTGCGGGCTGTTGCCGCTGTTGGGCATACACGGGTTTACCGGCAATATCTACGCGACACCCGCTTCACGGGATATTGCCAATCTCGTGCTGATGGATTCCGCCCGTATACAGGCGCGGGATGCCGAATATTTACAAAAACAAGCAATCAAAAAACACGAAAAATTCGACTGGAAGCCGCTTTTTACCGAAGAAGATGCCGTGCAAACCATCAATCAATTTGTAACGGTTTCGTATCATCGTCCCGTGTGGATCGGCCCGAATGTGCAGCTTGAATTTTATGATGCGGGGCATATTCTCGGTTCCGCAATCGCGTTTATTACGGCAAAAGATTCCGCCGGTAAGACTGTAAAAATTGCCTTTACCGGAGACCTCGGCAGAAAGAATAAATCGATTATCCGCGACCCCGATATTATCCCTGCTGCCGATTATATTATGATAGAAAGTACGTATGGAAACCGCCGGCATGAGGATATTCACAATGCGATGGAGATGCTGGAACATACGGTTAACGATGCGGTAAAGATGCGCGGTAAGATTATCATTCCCGCTTTTGCCGTTGAGCGGACGCAGGAACTCATCTATTATTTCCATCTGCTGACGGATCAAAAACGGATTCCGCAGATTCCCATCTATGTCGATTCGCCGATGGCGGTGAACGCAACGACCATCTTTCAGGTGCATCCCGAATGCTTTGACCAAGAAACACAGGAAGCCTTTGTCAAACACCACAAAAACCCCTTCGGCTTTAATGCGCTCAAGTTTATTACGAGTGTCGATGAATCGAAGGCGCTGAACGTAATGGAAGAGCCGATGGTTATTATCAGTGCGGACGGTATGTGTGAATTCGGCCGCATTACGCACCATCTTGCAAATAATATTTCAAAGCCTTCGACAAAAATTATGCTGGTCGGCTATATGGCGGAAAATACACTCGGTAGGCGTTTGATGAACCGTGAGCCGGAGGTAAAGATATTCGGAGAATGGCATCCGGTTCGCGCCGAAATTCTTCAGATTAATGCGTTTAGCGCCCATGCCGATTATGTCGAAATTCTTGAGTGGCTTGACAGTCTCGACACCGGAAGCTTGAAAAAGCTGTTGATGGTGCACGGCGAACCGGATGCACAGAGCTTTTTGCAGGCGTATTTACAGGAACACCGCTATGAATCGCATATTATGCGGTACGGCGATGTGATCGAGTTATAG
- the rlmB gene encoding 23S rRNA (guanosine(2251)-2'-O)-methyltransferase RlmB: MQIITGFHAIEELLRSVEAQLEKKNSETKSSATATKNSDMGKKIGGGKAVVNGKAAVSGKAVGGGKAPGLRLKILYAKQGPRVKKILAQAEKLSITIEQRTDAELDKLTAPLPEYLQNHRGIILIDERPQEQAPKLSADALLAALASREKAFVVVLDSITDPHNTGAIIRSADQFAVDAVVLPERRSAGDFQTVSKISAGAAAWVPLLYTANLVRTVEELKRNGFWVFGADAQGEPLPHTKFPDKTILIMGSEGSGISRLLKASCDSFTAIPTSGKLDSLNVSVAAGILMYEVRRQQNG, translated from the coding sequence ATGCAGATTATTACCGGTTTTCATGCGATAGAAGAATTACTGCGTTCGGTTGAAGCTCAGTTGGAGAAAAAAAATTCGGAAACAAAAAGCTCCGCAACTGCAACAAAGAATTCCGATATGGGGAAAAAAATTGGCGGCGGAAAGGCTGTTGTTAACGGAAAAGCTGCTGTCAGTGGTAAGGCTGTTGGCGGCGGAAAGGCGCCCGGACTGCGGCTCAAGATTCTTTACGCCAAGCAGGGGCCGCGCGTAAAAAAGATCCTTGCGCAGGCGGAAAAACTTTCAATTACGATAGAGCAGCGAACTGATGCCGAACTTGATAAGTTGACGGCGCCCCTGCCGGAATATCTGCAAAATCACCGCGGGATTATCTTGATCGATGAACGTCCGCAGGAACAGGCGCCGAAGCTTTCCGCCGATGCGCTGCTCGCCGCGCTTGCTTCCCGCGAAAAAGCCTTTGTCGTTGTTCTTGATTCAATTACCGACCCTCACAATACCGGCGCCATTATCCGCAGCGCCGATCAATTCGCCGTTGACGCCGTTGTGCTGCCCGAACGGAGATCCGCCGGAGACTTTCAGACTGTCAGTAAGATCAGCGCAGGGGCAGCGGCGTGGGTTCCGCTTTTATACACGGCGAATTTGGTTCGGACGGTGGAAGAACTCAAGCGCAACGGCTTTTGGGTATTCGGCGCTGACGCCCAAGGAGAGCCGCTCCCGCACACCAAGTTCCCCGACAAAACGATACTGATTATGGGCAGCGAAGGGTCGGGCATCAGCCGCTTGCTAAAAGCCTCCTGCGATTCCTTTACAGCGATTCCCACCTCCGGCAAGCTCGACAGTTTAAATGTTTCGGTCGCCGCCGGTATCCTGATGTACGAGGTACGCCGGCAGCAGAACGGGTAG
- a CDS encoding TrmH family RNA methyltransferase produces MSELHQKELAVCGFEAVKALAAEHPEKISRLFFAGSRAKTFGALCKYLAQRKRLYRLVQSDAELEKLCGSVHHQGVVAMIEEPRIAAVTPEQIKRWETEKAAVLLCDRIGNANNLGAVIRSAAFFGIEHIVISGEDAQAQLTPSAYRIAQGGMEFITLYTTPSAEHFLKMCSGYLVRIGADHRAYRSLKDIPSVVQPDEAVVVVLGNEEHGISAEAKKLCDVLVKISGSGAIESLNVAQAGTLFCSALAELRRE; encoded by the coding sequence ATGAGTGAATTACATCAAAAAGAATTGGCGGTGTGCGGTTTTGAAGCAGTAAAAGCGCTCGCCGCCGAACATCCCGAAAAAATTTCACGACTTTTTTTTGCCGGAAGCAGGGCAAAGACATTCGGCGCCCTTTGTAAATACCTTGCACAGCGAAAACGGCTCTACCGGCTCGTGCAATCGGATGCGGAATTGGAAAAGCTGTGCGGATCCGTTCACCATCAGGGCGTTGTCGCTATGATTGAAGAACCCCGCATTGCTGCCGTAACACCGGAACAAATTAAACGGTGGGAAACCGAAAAAGCTGCGGTGTTACTATGCGACCGTATCGGTAATGCAAATAATCTTGGAGCAGTTATCCGTAGCGCCGCCTTTTTCGGCATAGAACATATCGTGATAAGCGGAGAAGACGCACAGGCACAACTGACGCCGAGCGCCTACCGGATTGCGCAAGGGGGTATGGAGTTTATCACCTTGTATACCACTCCTTCCGCCGAGCATTTTTTAAAGATGTGCAGCGGGTATTTGGTGCGGATAGGGGCGGATCATCGGGCATATCGCAGCCTAAAAGATATTCCGTCAGTGGTGCAACCGGACGAGGCGGTTGTAGTGGTACTTGGGAACGAAGAACACGGAATTTCCGCTGAAGCAAAAAAACTCTGCGATGTGCTGGTTAAAATCAGCGGCAGCGGAGCAATCGAAAGCCTGAATGTAGCACAAGCCGGTACCCTCTTCTGCTCTGCACTTGCCGAACTCCGGCGGGAATAG